A genomic region of Octopus sinensis linkage group LG2, ASM634580v1, whole genome shotgun sequence contains the following coding sequences:
- the LOC115232668 gene encoding outer dense fiber protein 3-like, with protein sequence MTFKPTKPRGPIAAMYSSPGPCYQLPNLIGHEGHDTRSTYQKAPSYVFGLKQESRKSGCSPGPKYNFSHLQVFRDGKDGTPQYSLYGRPKQRPTIHTPGPGSYSISPSAKSVFESAPTYSFGQRHEGRRTDTTPAPNSYSLPALLGRTIQGGKLQAPAYTLLGRKTLGSFHEDLAKLYQNVHHGIRIHRVFDKAWGFARDPSQVSKTGEIYVGRRAVGIVEPAVSRRLKKSITRHKGTF encoded by the exons ATGACTTTTAAGCCAACAAAGCCACGTGGTCCCATAGCAGCAATGTACAGCAGTCCTGGGCCCTGCTACCAGCTACCTAATTTGATCGGTCATGAAGGGCACGACACTCGGAGTACGTACCAAAAGGCACCGAGCTACGTATTTGGCCTGAAGCAAGAATCCCGGAAGAGCGGTTGTAGTCCCGGACCTAAGTACAATTTCTCTCACTTACAAGTTTTTCGGGACGGCAAAGATGGCACACCTCAGTACTCTCTCTATGGTCGGCCTAAACAGCGTCCTACGATTCATACACCGGGCCCCGGTTCCTACTCTATTTCTCCATCTGCGAAATCAGTCTTTGAATCAGCTCCCACTTATAGTTTTGGACAGCGCCACGAAGGTCGTCGTACAGACACTACTCCAG CCCCTAACAGTTATTCTCTGCCAGCATTACTCGGGAGGACCATTCAAGGTGGAAAGTTACAGGCACCAGCTTATACGTTATTGGGACGAAAGACACTTGGGAGTTTCCATGAAGACTTAGCAAAG CTGTATCAGAATGTACATCACGGAATAAGAATCCACAGAGTATTCGATAAAGCGTGGGGCTTTGCCCGTGACCCTTCACAGGTTTCTAAGACGGGTGAGATTTATGTTGGTCGACGTGCTGTTGGGATAGTTGAGCCAGCTGTAAGTCGACGTCTGAAGAAAAGTATAACACGACACAAAGGGACTTTCTGA